A window of the Paraburkholderia sp. ZP32-5 genome harbors these coding sequences:
- the hmpA gene encoding NO-inducible flavohemoprotein — translation MLSAEHRAIIKATVPLLESGGEALTTHFYSVMLDEHPEVRPMFNLANQASGAQARALAKGVLMYARHIDQLEQLGGLVSQIINKHVSLNVQPEHYPIVGKCLLRAIREVLGAEVATDAVIEAWAAAYQQLADLLSGLEEKIYADREAAPGGWRGTRLFRVARKVRESDEITSFYLRPDDGGELFAFQPGQYIGVRLIIDGEEVRRNYSLSAMSDGREYRISVKREPNGTVSNYLHEQINENDAIELFAPAGEFTLQPGDKPLVLISGGVGITPTMAMLQAALKTNRPVHFIHAARHGGVHAFRGAIEALAARHPQLKRFYCYEQRRAGDADAHEIGYLDETRLKKWLPETRDVDVYFLGPVAFMKAIKKGLKAIGVPESQSRYEFFGPASALE, via the coding sequence ATGCTATCCGCCGAACACCGCGCCATTATCAAAGCAACCGTACCGCTCCTCGAAAGCGGAGGCGAGGCGCTGACCACGCATTTCTACTCCGTGATGCTCGACGAACATCCGGAAGTGCGTCCGATGTTCAATCTCGCGAATCAGGCCAGCGGCGCGCAGGCGCGCGCGCTGGCCAAAGGCGTGCTGATGTACGCACGTCATATCGATCAGCTCGAACAACTGGGCGGCCTCGTGTCGCAGATCATCAACAAGCACGTGTCGCTCAACGTGCAGCCCGAGCACTATCCGATCGTCGGCAAGTGCCTGTTGCGCGCCATTCGCGAAGTACTGGGCGCGGAAGTCGCGACCGATGCGGTGATCGAAGCGTGGGCCGCCGCTTATCAGCAACTCGCCGATCTGCTGAGCGGACTCGAAGAGAAGATTTACGCCGATCGCGAAGCTGCCCCGGGCGGCTGGCGCGGCACGCGGCTCTTCCGCGTCGCGCGCAAGGTGCGTGAAAGCGACGAGATCACGTCGTTCTATCTGCGTCCCGATGACGGCGGCGAATTGTTCGCGTTTCAGCCGGGGCAGTACATTGGCGTGCGTTTGATCATCGATGGCGAGGAAGTGCGCCGCAACTATTCGCTGTCGGCAATGAGCGATGGCCGCGAATATCGCATTAGCGTGAAACGTGAGCCGAATGGCACGGTGTCGAATTATCTGCATGAGCAGATCAACGAAAACGACGCGATCGAATTGTTCGCGCCGGCCGGTGAATTCACGCTTCAGCCGGGCGATAAGCCGTTGGTGCTGATCAGCGGCGGCGTGGGTATCACGCCGACGATGGCGATGTTGCAAGCCGCGTTGAAGACCAACCGTCCGGTGCATTTCATTCACGCGGCCCGTCATGGCGGCGTGCACGCATTCCGCGGTGCGATCGAGGCACTGGCCGCGCGCCATCCGCAACTGAAGCGCTTCTATTGCTACGAGCAGCGCCGCGCGGGTGATGCCGATGCGCATGAAATCGGCTATCTCGACGAAACGCGTCTGAAGAAGTGGTTGCCGGAAACGCGCGACGTCGATGTGTATTTCCTCGGGCCGGTCGCGTTCATGAAGGCGATCAAGAAAGGGCTGAAGGCGATCGGTGTGCCCGAATCGCAGAGCCGTTACGAGTTCTTCGGGCCGGCTAGCGCGCTCGAATAA